ACGGTGGGTGGGCACCTTCCAAACCCCAGCTCCTCTCTGTGCCCTTGAAGCCTGGGTCTGTCATAGCACCAGGCCGCTGACCTCTCACCCTCACTCCCCCAGCTGGTGGTCCCAGAATACTCCATCCACGGCCTCTTCTGTCTGATGTTTCTGTGTGCAGCAGAGTGGGTGACCCTGGGCCTCAACATCCCCCTCCTCTTCTACCACCTCTGGAGGTGAGGGGAGCAGCTGCcttgggaaggctgagatggggaaCAGGGACAGGATGGGGGTGGGAGCCTTGATGGCAGACACTCAAGCCCCTGTCTGCCCCAGGTACTTCCACCGTCCTGCAGATGGCTCTGAGGTCATGTATGATGCGGTCTCCATCATGAATGCTGACATTCTCAACTACTGCCAGAAGGAGTCCTGGTGCAAACTTGCCTTCTACCTGCTCTCCTTCTTCTATTACCTGTACAGGTGAGGCCTTGCCCACAGCAGTCAGAACTCAGGGAAGGGATGCCCCAGCATCACACTTCCAATGCCCTTTGCCCTTGAGGACTGAGGGCAGCCCAGGGTGTGGCCAGGTGGGTAGCTGGgtggctgtgtgtgtgcagggCTAGGCTCACTGGCTCATCTTCCCACAGTATGGTTTATACGTTGGTGAGTTTCTAAGGGGGAAGCCGGCCAGGGAGTGAGCCCAGAACGGACCGGACGCCTGTgcacccccagccctgccccttggCCGCAGAGGCCTcagccctggggagggagggggcactGGTGCCCCCAGCCTCTCCAACCCCCAAACTGCTGCTGCGGGGACCCCCCCACCTTCAGAGCCCTCCCCCTTGGACTAGAGCGGCTGGGCAGAGCTCTAAACAGGGGCAGGGGCTCCTCTGCCAGCCTGTGGGCATGGCAGTCAGTCCTGGAAAGGGCAGGACCTCCGGCCTTGTCCATTTCGGGGGAAACTTGGGCCCTGCCAAGGGGCAGAGCTTGACCCTGGAAATTCTGGGCcacccccctccacccccaccctgagGCTCCCCCTGCAGGTGGGGGGGTACCCGCACCGGGAATGAGCAGGCTCAGCAGGGGGGCAGCCCCACCCCTAGtctgccctcccctctcccccaggcTCTTTCTCCAGCCCTGTCTCCATCTGCCCCAACCTCAGCCCACCTTGTCTCTTGGACCTATTTTCTATGTCGCCTGGAGGAGTCCGGCACCCCCTCCCCGGCCATTTGTGACAAAATATGAATAAACTACTGCAAATATGTGGGCCCCGGTTCTGCTCCTGGAAAGCTTGAAGAGGAGATGGGGGCCAATTACAGGGACTGTATAGGGGGCAGCCCTAAGCTGAATCCCCAGCCTGGCTTGTCTTACCCCACTAGCCCACAGACCCTGCTGGAGCCCCCCAGAGGGATCAGAGGCCTTCCAGTTCCCCTCAGCAGCCTCCTTCCATCTTCTCTTTCCCAGCTGAGGCTGCTGAAACCCTTACAAGGCAGTATCAAGGCCACCAAAGTCATGAAGCCCTCCCTGGGCCCACCTTCTTCCTAGAGAGCTCCAAGCCCAGTCCCCTGGGCAATGGAGAGGCCCAGAGGTATCCATAGCTCCCCATCAGGCCCCAGGAACAAAGGTCAGACAAAGTCAAGGAAATCAAATCTTCAATGAATGAAAAACTCAGTGCCATCTGGGGCCAGGGGGTCACCGGACCAGGTGGAAAGTCAGCCAGTATATGATGAGGGGCTGGAAGGCTGCAGCTCCCAGAGTCAGGTAGAGCTGGAGACGCTGCCGGGGGACGGGGCCCCCCATGCTGTCAGGGCCCAGGGCTGCTGTCCGAAAAGAGCGCACCTGGAAGGAAGGAGAGCTGAAGGCTGGCCAGGAGGGGGAGGTGTGCCCTCAAGTGAAGGCAGGGGAATGGGGGGCACACCAGACTCACAATGAAGTACATGAGCGCCGATGAGGTCCAGGCCAGCGCCACGTAGTAGCCATCGCTGCCAAACAGCAGCCCCGTAAGCACACTGAGGATCattctgggggtgggaggaggaaagggTTGGTGACCCCCAGGGGTCTAGGCCTGAGATTGGCCCTACCCCCAATGCCCAGAGCCCAGCTAGACCCCACGTCCCACAGCCCCTTTTACTCTCAATCTGTCCCCACAGGGACCCAGACCCCAAAGGGATATGGAAGGCTCAGGACTCAGCCCCAGGACCTGGATCTGAGATCCCCTTCTCTCCCCAAGACTCTGGCAGAGTGATTCTCAACACCTCCCCAACCTCTGCATGGCACCCAGGTCCTCAGGAGACTGCTGGAGACAGCTCCTCCCTCTTAACAGAGCAGTGCTCGAGGTCACTGGGGGCCAAGACATGTCCAGGGTCACAGTTCGAGGCTACAGCTATGCAGGCCCAGACCCAAGGCCACCCCTCTGGCCCACAGGTGCTCACCCCACGTATTTGTAGCCACTGTAGGCCAGCAGGTGGAAGGTGCTCAGGTCACTGCGCACGGTGGCCAGGTAGAGGCCCAGGAGCAGGGCTAGCACCTCCATCACCACCCACACCAGCGCCGTGCTTGCACACAGGCCCAGCACCTCCGGGGAGAACCTGTGCCAAAGCAGGGGCGGCTCAGAGCCAGGCATCCTGAGGCAGGAGTGAGGATGAGAGACTGGGGCAACAGAGGGTGAGCTGGGAACCACCACATATGCCCTAGGGAGGTTGGGAGAAGAGCTCACAGGAAGGGGAGGGTAAGGGAGGGGTTTGGCACTGACCTTTTCTGAATGCCCAGTGCCATCCCAGCCAGGAGCACGTAAGTAATGAAGGCCATCGCTGCCAAGTGCCAGAGAGATGCCATCAGCTTGGCTTCCTCAATCAGAGCTGCCTTCCTAGGCATTTGGGGTCACTGACACGCCCCATACTTCCTTCTCTGCATAGCCCAGCATGGCCTGACCTCCACATTCTGCTCCCAAATGCCCTGCCTGGGATGCCTGTCTCCAATCAGCCCTCTCCCACTGTGTAAATGCCACCTGACCCTTCTTCCAGGACCACAAGCCACCTTTCCTACCTCTGTGCTGGGAAGCTCATCAGTTTTCTGCTGCATCTCAGAAACCGTATCATGGGCCAAGGCCATTGTTCTGCCTAGACAGGGACCAAACTGGTTTCTGGCAAGACCAGAATGCAGGTTCAGTGGACACCCATTCTCTCCCTAGAGTCTGGGGCCATGGAGATGACCTCACCTCAGTCAGCAATTCTGAGTCTCGGCACTGGTAGGGCTCTGGCTGCCCAACAATGCAGGGAACTCCAAGTTTAACTTTGGGTAGTGTTCATAAAAGCTCAGAGCCAGTGGGAGCTGGGCATTAGCAGCAGTTTTAACTCTGTCTTCTGCCTCGCTTAAAGCACTAGAACTGGCAGGGTGctgttgctcatgcctgtaatcccagcacttggggaggacaaggcaggcagatcacttgggcccaggagttcaagaccagcctgggcaacatagcaaaaccctgtctctactaaaaatacaaaaattagctgggcatggtggcgggcgcctgtagcctgcagtcccagctactcaggagactgaggcaggaggatcactgccTGAGcgtgagaggcagaggttgcagcgagccaagatcacaccactgtactccagactgggtgacagagtgagaccctgtctcaaaaggaaaaaaaaaaagcactgacaTGACCACCAGCAGGGAGTGTCTGGAGTTCTGGAGTCAGGAAATCAGCTGTACCGCCCGTCAACTCTTAAGGCCTCAAAAATACTGAAGCTCCTCTGAAGCTTGGCTTCAACAAGTAAAATGGGGATGCCAGTTCCAGCCTTACACGGTGGCTACGATGGGCACACGGGGTGAAGGATGGAGGAACCCCTGTGCTGCCCAGCACACCTAGGCTGGCTGCCTGCCCTCAGTCCCACTGGCTGCCCTCACTGGAAGCTCATCTGTGGGCTGGTCACTGCACTTACTCACTCACCCTGGGTGTCCATGATGGGCCTGGCCCTATGCAGCCAACAGGATAGAGTCAGCTGCACATGTGAGCAGCCTGAAAAATGCCATGTGGACAGGCAGTTGTGGGAACCCAGAGGGGAGCCACCACTTACTCAGGGGCTCAGGAAAGGCTTCTTGGAAGAAGGGA
The genomic region above belongs to Papio anubis isolate 15944 chromosome 12, Panubis1.0, whole genome shotgun sequence and contains:
- the CNIH2 gene encoding protein cornichon homolog 2, yielding MAFTFAAFCYMLTLVLCASLIFFVIWHIIAFDELRTDFKNPIDQGNPARARERLKNIERICCLLRKLVVPEYSIHGLFCLMFLCAAEWVTLGLNIPLLFYHLWRYFHRPADGSEVMYDAVSIMNADILNYCQKESWCKLAFYLLSFFYYLYSMVYTLVSF
- the YIF1A gene encoding protein YIF1A isoform X1, with protein sequence MAYHSGYGAHGSKHRARAAPDPPPLFDDTSGGYSSQPGGYPAPGADVAFSVNHLLGDPMANVAMAYGSSIASHGKDLVHKELHRFVSVNKLKYFFAVDTAYVAKKLGLLVFPYTHQNWEVQYSRDVPLPPRQDLNAPDLYIPTMAFITYVLLAGMALGIQKRFSPEVLGLCASTALVWVVMEVLALLLGLYLATVRSDLSTFHLLAYSGYKYVGMILSVLTGLLFGSDGYYVALAWTSSALMYFIVRSFRTAALGPDSMGGPVPRQRLQLYLTLGAAAFQPLIIYWLTFHLVR